One window of Camelina sativa cultivar DH55 chromosome 4, Cs, whole genome shotgun sequence genomic DNA carries:
- the LOC104783602 gene encoding uncharacterized protein LOC104783602 translates to MWHPSVKMSIIFKSLQMITCLAVLLDDQSELVVSFVYALNEESVRRHLWAELLSVATDPRVSGKPWSVLGDFNQTLDHSDSSISPNPNTDLPTRLFWDCLLHAELADLTYRGCSFTWWNKRSTNPIAKKLDRILVNEDWYLKFPSSFGMFDQPRTTTLTWRKKRVKEAHAKVLLLQQQILTEPNPSLAALERSANENWQTLLHAEESFFSQRSRVTWLKEGDLNTAYFHRMTSAR, encoded by the exons ATGTGGCATCCTAGTGTCAAGATGTCAATCATTTTCAAGTCTCTCCAAATGATCACTTGTTTAGCGGTTCTTCTGGATGATCAATCAGAGTTAGTTGTCTCTTTTGTCTATGCTTTGAATGAGGAATCAGTTAGGCGACATCTATGGGCTGAGTTACTGAGTGTGGCTACAGACCCACGCGTCTCTGGGAAACCTTGGTCAGTGCTTGGTGACTTTAACCAAACGCTAGACCACTCTGATTCCTCAATCTCACCGAATCCAAATACTGATCTCCCAACCAGGCTTTTCTGGGATTGTCTGCTGCACGCTGAACTTGCGGATCTTACCTACAGAGGCTGTTCATTCACTTGGTGGAACAAAAGAAGCACAAATCCTATAGCTAAGAAGCTTGATCGAATATTGGTAAATGAAGATTGGTATCTCAagttcccatcctcctttggcATGTTTGATCAGCCAA GGACAACTACTCTGAcctggagaaagaaaagagtcaaAGAGGCTCATGCTAAGGTTCTTCTACTCCAACAGCAGATCCTCACTGAACCTAATCCTTCTCTTGCGGCTCTGGAGAGATCAGCAAATGAGAACTGGCAAACTCTCCTCCATGCTGAGGAGTCGTTTTTCAGCCAGAGGTCTAGAGTCACATGGCTAAAGGAAGGCGATCTCAACACCGCTTACTTTCATCGCATGACTTCTGCTCGTTAA
- the LOC104779953 gene encoding transcription factor GTE8 isoform X1, translated as MVESAAFPGGYYRNTFEAPNESEGSGSSAQIDTEVTASENSTTPARKCIMLNSNDDVPYGVQRQVISLYNMTQSERRDLIYRLKMELEQTKIVLRNAELQRMNSVALSSTSDRVGFSSAHKLSSRVSNTKKPSDFAMGSGKKVRHQTGTSRGWNRGTSGKFESSKEPMTSTPNITLMKQCDTLLKKLWSHPHSWVFQAPVDVVKLNIPDYLTIIKHPMDLGTVKKNLASGVYSSPHEFAADVRLTFTNAMTYNPPGHDVHIMGDILSKLFEARWKTIEKKLPACSMQTVPAISVELNDEGKSAISVPPTKKRKMASPIRESVPEPVKPLMSAEERNRLGRQLESLLDELPAHIIDFLKKHSSNGGEIAEDEIEIDIDVLSDEVLVTLQNLLDEYIQNKEAKQANVEPCEIELINGSGPSTSSLQRGNELADEYVGGNEPPISRSSSDSESGSSGDLSDDAKPMVQDDSAKMPETANSEAQRDENTRIEFEGSQSTGALEQMDICSQQKPSTDESDGQHEGNMLETPASSEKRYRAALLKNRFADIILKAREKPLSQNGIKGDPERLRKEREELELQKKKEKARLQAEAKAAEDARRQAEAEAAAEAAAEAKRKRELEREAARQALLKMEKTVEINENSRFLEDLEMLSSSAPEQLTSSADETSPERPLDALESFNLRGSNPLEQLGLYMKQDDDEEEPEARATVPKPDETSPERPLDALGSLNLRGNNPLQQLGLYMKQDDDEEEPEAPVVPKPDETSPERPLDALGSFNLKESNPLEKLGLYMKQDDDVEEPEAQAPAVPKLANDVEEGEID; from the exons ATGGTTGAAAGTGCTGCGTTCCCGGGCGGGTATTATCGGAATACTTTTGAAGCGCCTAATGAATCAGAGGGCTCTGGGAGTTCTGCACAGATTGATACTGAGGTCACTGCATCTGAGAATTCTACTACTCCTGCACGGAAGTGTATTATGTTGAACTCTAATGATGACGTTCCTTATGGTGTCCAGAGACAAGTCATTTCTCTGTATAATATGACACAGTCTGAGAGGAGGGATTTGATATATCGGCTCAAAATGGAGCTGGAGCAGACAAAGATAGTTCTTAGAAATGCTGAGTTGCAGAGAATGAACTCAGTTGCTTTGTCGTCTACTAGTGATAGGGTGGGTTTTAGCTCTGCTCATAAGCTATCATCTCGAGTCAGCAATACGAAGAAGCCATCTGATTTTGCAATGGGATCGGGAAAGAAAGTTCGGCATCAGACTGGGACTTCTCGTGGATGGAATCGTGGTACCTCTGGGAAGTTTGAGTCTTCGAAAGAGCCTATGACTAGCACTCCTAACATTACACTGATGAAGCAATGTGACACGCTGCTGAAAAAGCTGTGGTCCCATCCGCATTCTTGGGTTTTTCAGGCGCCAGTTGATGTAGTGAAACTGAACATACCTGACTATCTCACCATCATCAAACATCCCATGGACTTAGGGAcagtgaagaagaacttagCCTCTGGTGTATATTCAAGCCCACATGAGTTTGCTGCTGATGTGAGGCTTACATTTACCAATGCAATGACATATAACCCTCCAGGACATGATGTTCACATTATGGGGGATATACTTAGTAAATTATTTGAAGCGCGGTGGAAAACTATCGAAAAAAAATTACCAGCGTGTAGCATGCAAACGGTGCCTGCAATATCAGTGGAGCTCAATGACGAAGGGAAATCTGCTATATCTGTCCCTCcaacgaagaagagaaagatggcTTCACCTATTAGAGAGAGTGTTCCAGAACCCGTGAAGCCACTTATGTCAGCAGAGGAGAGAAATAGATTGGGCAGACAACTCGAATCACTACTCGACGAACTTCCTGCACATATAATTGACTTTTTGAAGAAGCACAGTTCGAATGGAGGAGAAATTGCAGAAGATGAAATTGAGATAGACATTGATGTCCTCAGTGATGAAGTACTGGTCACTCTTCAAAACCTTCTAGatgaatatatacaaaataaagaagcaaaacagGCGAATGTTGAACCATGTGAAATAGAG CTTATCAATGGATCAGGACCGAGCACTTCATCTCTGCAACGAG GAAATGAATTGGCTGATGAGTATGTCGGTGGTAATGAACCTCCTATCTCAAGGAGCTCCAGTG ATTCGGAGTCTGGTAGCTCGGGAGATCTATCTGATGATGCTAAACCCATGGTTCAAGATGATTCTGCCAAG ATGCCTGAAACTGCAAATTCTGAGGCGCAAAGAGATGAAAATACAAGAATTGAGTTTGAAGGAAGTC AATCTACTGGTGCGCTGGAGCAGATGGATATTTGTTCTCAGCAGAAGCCTAGTACTGATGAATCAGATGGCCAACATGAGG GAAATATGTTAGAGACTCCAGCTTCATCTGAGAAGCGCTATAGAGCTGCGCTGTTGAAGAACCGGTTTGCAGATATCATTCTAAAAGCACGCGAGAAACCACTTTCACAG AATGGTATTAAGGGTGATCCAGAAAGGCTGcgcaaagaaagagaagaactcgaactgcaaaagaagaaag AGAAAGCACGGCTACAAGCTGAAGCAAAGGCTGCTGAAGATGCTCGTCGCCAAGCTGAAGCAGAGGCCGCTGCAGAAGCTGCTGCTGAGGCTAAGCGCAAGAGAGAACTCGAAAGAGAAGCCGCTCGCCAAGCTTTATTGAAG ATGGAGAAAACTGTAGAGATCAATGAGAACTCGCGGTTTCTCGAGGACCTAGAGATGCTGAGTTCGAGTGCACCTGAGCAATTAACAAGCTCAGCTGATGAAACAAGCCCAGAGAGACCTTTAGATGCACTTGAAAGTTTCAACCTCAGAGGAAGTAACCCACTTGAGCAACTCGGACTGTACATGaaacaagatgatgatgaagaagaacctgaGGCTCGCGCGACGGTTCCAAAACCAGATGAAACCAGTCCCGAGAGACCTTTAGACGCACTTGGAAGTTTGAACCTCAGAGGAAATAACCCTCTTCAGCAACTCGGACTGTACATGAAGcaagacgatgatgaagaagaacccGAGGCTCCTGTGGTTCCAAAACCAG ATGAAACCAGTCCCGAGAGACCTTTAGACGCACTTGGAAGTTTCAACCTGAAAGAAAGTAACCCCCTTGAGAAACTCGGACTGTACATGAAGCAAGATGATGATGTAGAAGAACCCGAGGCTCAGGCTCCCGCTGTTCCAAAACTAGCCAACGACGTGGAAGAAGGTGAAATCGATTAA
- the LOC104779953 gene encoding transcription factor GTE8 isoform X2 produces the protein MVESAAFPGGYYRNTFEAPNESEGSGSSAQIDTEVTASENSTTPARKCIMLNSNDDVPYGVQRQVISLYNMTQSERRDLIYRLKMELEQTKIVLRNAELQRMNSVALSSTSDRVGFSSAHKLSSRVSNTKKPSDFAMGSGKKVRHQTGTSRGWNRGTSGKFESSKEPMTSTPNITLMKQCDTLLKKLWSHPHSWVFQAPVDVVKLNIPDYLTIIKHPMDLGTVKKNLASGVYSSPHEFAADVRLTFTNAMTYNPPGHDVHIMGDILSKLFEARWKTIEKKLPACSMQTVPAISVELNDEGKSAISVPPTKKRKMASPIRESVPEPVKPLMSAEERNRLGRQLESLLDELPAHIIDFLKKHSSNGGEIAEDEIEIDIDVLSDEVLVTLQNLLDEYIQNKEAKQANVEPCEIELINGSGPSTSSLQRGNELADEYVGGNEPPISRSSSDSESGSSGDLSDDAKPMVQDDSAKMPETANSEAQRDENTRIEFEGSQSTGALEQMDICSQQKPSTDESDGQHEGNMLETPASSEKRYRAALLKNRFADIILKAREKPLSQNGIKGDPERLRKEREELELQKKKEKARLQAEAKAAEDARRQAEAEAAAEAAAEAKRKRELEREAARQALLKMEKTVEINENSRFLEDLEMLSSSAPEQLTSSADETSPERPLDALESFNLRGSNPLEQLGLYMKQDDDEEEPEARATVPKPDETSPERPLDALGSLNLRGNNPLQQLGLYMKQDDDEEEPEAPVVPKPDETSPERPLDALGSFNLKESNPLEKLGLYMKQDDDVEEPEAQAPAVPKLANDVEEGEID, from the exons ATGGTTGAAAGTGCTGCGTTCCCGGGCGGGTATTATCGGAATACTTTTGAAGCGCCTAATGAATCAGAGGGCTCTGGGAGTTCTGCACAGATTGATACTGAGGTCACTGCATCTGAGAATTCTACTACTCCTGCACGGAAGTGTATTATGTTGAACTCTAATGATGACGTTCCTTATGGTGTCCAGAGACAAGTCATTTCTCTGTATAATATGACACAGTCTGAGAGGAGGGATTTGATATATCGGCTCAAAATGGAGCTGGAGCAGACAAAGATAGTTCTTAGAAATGCTGAGTTGCAGAGAATGAACTCAGTTGCTTTGTCGTCTACTAGTGATAGGGTGGGTTTTAGCTCTGCTCATAAGCTATCATCTCGAGTCAGCAATACGAAGAAGCCATCTGATTTTGCAATGGGATCGGGAAAGAAAGTTCGGCATCAGACTGGGACTTCTCGTGGATGGAATCGTGGTACCTCTGGGAAGTTTGAGTCTTCGAAAGAGCCTATGACTAGCACTCCTAACATTACACTGATGAAGCAATGTGACACGCTGCTGAAAAAGCTGTGGTCCCATCCGCATTCTTGGGTTTTTCAGGCGCCAGTTGATGTAGTGAAACTGAACATACCTGACTATCTCACCATCATCAAACATCCCATGGACTTAGGGAcagtgaagaagaacttagCCTCTGGTGTATATTCAAGCCCACATGAGTTTGCTGCTGATGTGAGGCTTACATTTACCAATGCAATGACATATAACCCTCCAGGACATGATGTTCACATTATGGGGGATATACTTAGTAAATTATTTGAAGCGCGGTGGAAAACTATCGAAAAAAAATTACCAGCGTGTAGCATGCAAACGGTGCCTGCAATATCAGTGGAGCTCAATGACGAAGGGAAATCTGCTATATCTGTCCCTCcaacgaagaagagaaagatggcTTCACCTATTAGAGAGAGTGTTCCAGAACCCGTGAAGCCACTTATGTCAGCAGAGGAGAGAAATAGATTGGGCAGACAACTCGAATCACTACTCGACGAACTTCCTGCACATATAATTGACTTTTTGAAGAAGCACAGTTCGAATGGAGGAGAAATTGCAGAAGATGAAATTGAGATAGACATTGATGTCCTCAGTGATGAAGTACTGGTCACTCTTCAAAACCTTCTAGatgaatatatacaaaataaagaagcaaaacagGCGAATGTTGAACCATGTGAAATAGAG CTTATCAATGGATCAGGACCGAGCACTTCATCTCTGCAACGAG GAAATGAATTGGCTGATGAGTATGTCGGTGGTAATGAACCTCCTATCTCAAGGAGCTCCAGTG ATTCGGAGTCTGGTAGCTCGGGAGATCTATCTGATGATGCTAAACCCATGGTTCAAGATGATTCTGCCAAG ATGCCTGAAACTGCAAATTCTGAGGCGCAAAGAGATGAAAATACAAGAATTGAGTTTGAAGGAAGTC AATCTACTGGTGCGCTGGAGCAGATGGATATTTGTTCTCAGCAGAAGCCTAGTACTGATGAATCAGATGGCCAACATGAGG GAAATATGTTAGAGACTCCAGCTTCATCTGAGAAGCGCTATAGAGCTGCGCTGTTGAAGAACCGGTTTGCAGATATCATTCTAAAAGCACGCGAGAAACCACTTTCACAG AATGGTATTAAGGGTGATCCAGAAAGGCTGcgcaaagaaagagaagaactcgaactgcaaaagaagaaag AGAAAGCACGGCTACAAGCTGAAGCAAAGGCTGCTGAAGATGCTCGTCGCCAAGCTGAAGCAGAGGCCGCTGCAGAAGCTGCTGCTGAGGCTAAGCGCAAGAGAGAACTCGAAAGAGAAGCCGCTCGCCAAGCTTTATTGAAG ATGGAGAAAACTGTAGAGATCAATGAGAACTCGCGGTTTCTCGAGGACCTAGAGATGCTGAGTTCGAGTGCACCTGAGCAATTAACAAGCTCAGCTGATGAAACAAGCCCAGAGAGACCTTTAGATGCACTTGAAAGTTTCAACCTCAGAGGAAGTAACCCACTTGAGCAACTCGGACTGTACATGaaacaagatgatgatgaagaagaacctgaGGCTCGCGCGACGGTTCCAAAACCAGATGAAACCAGTCCCGAGAGACCTTTAGACGCACTTGGAAGTTTGAACCTCAGAGGAAATAACCCTCTTCAGCAACTCGGACTGTACATGAAGcaagacgatgatgaagaagaacccGAGGCTCCTGTGGTTCCAAAACCAGATGAAACCAGTCCCGAGAGACCTTTAGACGCACTTGGAAGTTTCAACCTGAAAGAAAGTAACCCCCTTGAGAAACTCGGACTGTACATGAAGCAAGATGATGATGTAGAAGAACCCGAGGCTCAGGCTCCCGCTGTTCCAAAACTAGCCAACGACGTGGAAGAAGGTGAAATCGATTAA
- the LOC104783397 gene encoding TLC domain-containing protein At5g14285-like → MEPITFTRDLPLFFSIFIFVYLLGYLFIFKNWTPESRPLASSCLISLLHGVSAVLLAGNALFSDPNRGFSSANTDSQNSVLDFSSAYFLADLLHLAVFPSPAGGDSLFAAHHAAVLFVFLTCRYLVAHGACALLALLVVAEATSACQNTWTLADARGPDA, encoded by the coding sequence ATGGAACCAATCACGTTCACCAGAGATCTTCCATTGTTCTTCTCAATCTTCATCTTCGTTTATCTTCTCGGTTACttattcattttcaaaaacTGGACTCCAGAGTCTCGTCCTCTCGCTTCCAGCTGTTTAATCTCCCTCCTCCACGGCGTCTCCGCCGTATTACTCGCGGGAAACGCCTTGTTTTCCGATCCTAACCGCGGTTTCTCCTCCGCCAACACCGATTCTCAAAACTCCGTTCTCGATTTCAGCTCCGCTTATTTCCTCGCCGATCTCCTCCACCTCGCCGTGTTCCCGTCCCCCGCCGGCGGAGACTCGCTCTTCGCCGCTCACCATGCCGCCGTGCTCTTCGTTTTCCTCACCTGCCGTTATTTGGTCGCCCACGGCGCGTGCGCTCTCCTCGCGCTACTCGTCGTCGCCGAGGCCACGAGTGCGTGCCAGAACACGTGGACGCTCGCGGATGCGCGTGGTCCAGACGCG
- the LOC104779954 gene encoding TLC domain-containing protein At5g14285-like, which translates to MEPITFTRDLPLFFSIFIFVYLLGYLFIFKNWTPESRPLASSCLISLLHGVSAVLLAGNALFSDPNRGFSSANTDSQNSVLDFSSAYFLADLLHLAVFPSPAGGDSLFAAHHAAVLFVFLTCRYLVAHGACALLALLVVAEATSACQNTWTLADARGPDAQLAVRLRRFVTLPFYASYSVCRCVLAPLLIVKMTWFYVSGGADDVIPRWVWVSWTVVIVVAATVSVLWIWNLWVLYFQERYSKFTKKVI; encoded by the coding sequence ATGGAACCAATCACGTTCACCAGAGATCTTCCATTGTTCTTCTCAATCTTCATCTTCGTTTATCTTCTCGGTTACttattcattttcaaaaacTGGACTCCAGAGTCTCGTCCTCTCGCTTCCAGCTGTTTAATCTCCCTCCTCCACGGCGTCTCCGCCGTATTACTCGCGGGAAACGCCTTGTTTTCCGATCCTAACCGCGGTTTCTCCTCCGCCAACACCGATTCTCAAAACTCCGTTCTCGATTTCAGCTCCGCTTATTTCCTCGCCGATCTCCTCCACCTCGCCGTGTTCCCGTCCCCCGCCGGCGGAGACTCGCTCTTCGCCGCTCACCATGCCGCCGTGCTCTTCGTTTTCCTCACCTGCCGTTATTTGGTCGCCCACGGCGCGTGCGCTCTCCTCGCGCTACTCGTCGTCGCCGAGGCCACGAGTGCGTGCCAGAACACGTGGACGCTCGCGGATGCGCGTGGTCCAGACGCGCAACTCGCGGTGCGTTTGCGCCGTTTCGTGACGCTGCCGTTTTACGCGTCGTACAGCGTCTGCAGGTGCGTCCTGGCGCCGCTGCTTATTGTTAAGATGACGTGGTTTTACGTCAGCGGAGGCGCTGATGACGTCATACCAAGATGGGTCTGGGTCTCGTGGACCGTCGTTATTGTCGTTGCCGCTACCGTTAGTGTCCTTTGGATTTGGAATTTATGGGTACTTTATTTTCAGGAAAGATATtccaaatttaccaaaaaagttatataa
- the LOC104783603 gene encoding NAC domain-containing protein 14-like, whose amino-acid sequence MEPIINRPLPIGVVFRPTKFEMANIFLKKRVLGQSIEAPRVPGDCHDIFSRRLRELPGYPREEHWYYFCRRRRNQVTSSNLWTPTGEETNVLDPKNRRLVVATRRRFTLLEKQEGEEYDWFLDEIRLPPTVSHSDWVLCHILGKKIEPEIEYFPPLIESEYDESESEDEESVDT is encoded by the coding sequence ATGGAGCCAATAATAAACAGACCTTTGCCTATAGGAGTCGTGTTTCGTCCTACGAAGTTTGAGATGGCAAATATCTTTTTGAAGAAAAGAGTTTTGGGACAGAGCATAGAAGCTCCTAGGGTGCCAGGAGATTGCCACGATATCTTCTCAAGACGCCTTCGTGAGTTGCCAGGCTATCCAAGAGAAGAGCATTGGTATTACTTCTGCAGAAGACGTCGTAACCAAGTTACTAGTAGTAACCTCTGGACACCAACCGGAGAAGAGACCAATGTGTTAGATCCCAAGAATCGGAGACTAGTTGTTGCTACCAGGCGTCGCTTTACTCTCCTCGAGaaacaagaaggagaagagtatGATTGGTTCTTGGATGAAATTAGACTCCCACCAACAGTTTCACATTCTGATTGGGTTTTGTGCCATATCTTGGGCAAGAAGATTGAACCTGAAATTGAATATTTTCCGCCCTTGATCGAATCTGAGTACGACGAATCCGAAtcggaagatgaagaaagtgtTGATACATAA
- the LOC104779955 gene encoding lysine histidine transporter 1-like, with the protein MGKQAPDEDSHTKDLDEKTAREKEIDAWLPITSSRNAKWWYSAFHNVTAMVGAGVLSLPYAMAQLGWGPGVVILVLSWIITLYTLWQMVEMHEMVPGKRFDRYHELGQHAFGEKLGLYIVVPQQLIVEVGVCIVYMVTGGKSLKKFHELVCEDCKPIKLTYFIMIFASVHFVLSHLPNFNSISGVSLAAAVMSLSYSTIAWSASVAKGVQENVEYGYKAKSTAGTVFNFFSGLGEVAFAYAGHNVVLEIQATIPSTPDKPSKGPMWKGVVVAYIVVALCYFPVALIGYWMFGNAVDDNILGTLKKPVWLIATANIFVVIHVIGSYQIYAMPVFDMMETLLVKKMNFRPNWFLRFVVRNFYVAATMFVGMTFPFFGGLLAFFGGFAPTTYFLPCVIWLKIYKPRRYSLSWWTNWICIVFGIFLMVLSPIGGLRTIVIQAKDYKFYS; encoded by the exons ATGGGAAAGCAAGCTCCTGATGAAGATTCACACACTAAAGAT TTGGATGAGAAAACagcaagagaaaaagaaatcgACGCCTGGCTTCCGATAACGTCATCGAGAAATGCGAAGTGGTGGTACTCTGCGTTCCACAATGTCACGGCCATGGTTGGAGCCGGTGTCCTCAGCCTCCCTTACGCCATGGCTCAGCTCGGTTG GGGACCGGGTGTGGTAATTCTGGTATTGTCATGGATCATAACACTATACACACTATGGCAAATGGTGGAGATGCACGAAATGGTTCCAGGAAAGCGTTTTGACCGCTACCACGAGCTTGGACAACATGCGTTTGGCGAAAAGCTTGGACTCTACATAGTCGTGCCGCAACAGCTGATCGTGGAAGTTGGCGTTTGCATCGTTTATATGGTCACAGGAGGCAAATCTCTAAAGAAATTTCATGAACTCGTATGCGAGGATTGTAAACCAATCAAACTCACTTACTTCATTATGATTTTTGCATCCGTACACTTCGTCCTTTCTCATCTCCCTAACTTCAACTCCATATCCGGCGTTTCTCTCGCTGCCGCGGTTATGTCCCTCAG CTACTCCACAATTGCATGGTCCGCCTCAGTTGCTAAAGGTGTTCAAGAAAATGTTGAATACGGTTACAAAGCGAAATCCACAGCAGGAACTGTATTCAACTTCTTCAGCGGGTTAGGCGAAGTAGCGTTTGCATATGCAGGCCATAACGTTGTCTTAGAAATCCAAGCCACGATCCCCTCGACGCCTGATAAGCCTTCGAAAGGACCAATGTGGAAAGGAGTCGTCGTTGCTTATATTGTCGTCGCACTCTGTTATTTTCCGGTCGCACTTATCGGTTATTGGATGTTCGGAAATGCTGTTGACGACAACATTCTTGGAACACTCAAGAAACCGGTTTGGTTAATCGCAACCGCAAACATTTTTGTTGTGATCCATGTCATTGGTAGCTAccag ATATATGCCATGCCGGTTTTCGATATGATGGAGACATTATTGGTTAAGAAAATGAATTTCAGACCGAATTGGTTCCTTCGGTTCGTTGTCCGCAATTTCTACGTTG CCGCTACTATGTTCGTTGGTATGACGTTTCCTTTTTTCGGCGGCCTATTGGCGTTTTTTGGTGGGTTTGCTCCAACAACATACTTC CTTCCTTGCGTAATATGGCTTAAAATATACAAACCAAGAAGATACAGCTTATCTTGGTGGACTAACTGG ATATGCATTGTATTTGGCATTTTCTTGATGGTTCTATCGCCGATCGGAGGGCTGAGGACGATCGTTATTCAAGCTAAAGACTACAAGTTTTACTCGTAG
- the LOC104779956 gene encoding prohibitin-4, mitochondrial has translation MGSQQAAISLLTKLGKAAFGIGVAATAVNKSLYTVDGGERAVLFDRFRGVMDETVGEGTHFLIPWLQTPNIYDIRTKPHTFSSKSGTKDLQMVNLTLRVLFRPEVSGLPKIFQTLGLEYDEKVLPSIGNEVLKAVVANFNADQLLTERPQVSALVRDALIKRAREFNIELDDIAITHLSYGAEFSRAVEAKQVAQQEAERSKFVVMKADQERRAAVIRAEGESEAALLISDATAKAGMGLIELRRIEASREVAATLARSPNVAYLPGGQSMLFSLNAGR, from the exons atggGAAGTCAACAAGCAGCGATATCGTTATTGACGAAGTTGGGGAAGGCGGCGTTCGGGATAGGTGTGGCGGCGACGGCAGTGAACAAGTCGCTGTACACGGTTGATGGTGGCGAGAGAGCTGTGTTGTTCGATAGGTTCAGGGGAGTGATGGATGAGACTGTCGGTGAAGGGACTCATTTCTTGATCCCCTGGCTTCAGACGCCTAACATCTACGATATCCGTACGAAGCCTCACACTTTCTCCTCCAAATCTGGTACCAAGGATCTTCAGATGGTCAATCTCACCCTTCGTGTTCTCTTTCGCCCTGAG GTTTCAGGTCTGCCGAAAATTTTCCAAACATTGGGTCTAGAATATGATGAGAAGGTTCTTCCATCGATTGGAAATGAGGTCTTGAAAGCTGTAGTGGCTAATTTCAATGCTGATCAGCTCCTCACTGAGCGTCCTCAAGTATCAGCACTAGTTCGTGATGCTCTTATCAAGCGTGCCAGGGAATTCAACATTGAGCTCGACGACATAGCTATCACGCACTTATCGTACGGTGCAGAGTTCTCGAGGGCTGTTGAGGCGAAGCAAGTGGCTCAACAGGAGGCGGAAAGGTCAAAGTTTGTGGTGATGAAGGCTGATCAAGAAAGGAGAGCTGCGGTTATAAGAGCTGAAGGTGAGAGCGAAGCTGCTCTGTTGATTTCAGATGCAACAGCTAAAGCAGGAATGGGACTTATCGAGCTTCGGAGGATTGAGGCTTCTAGGGAGGTTGCAGCTACACTGGCTAGGTCTCCGAACGTGGCTTACTTACCTGGTGGACAAAGCATGCTTTTTTCCCTTAATGCTGGTCGTTGA